Proteins encoded together in one Haloarcula rubripromontorii window:
- a CDS encoding MATE family efflux transporter has protein sequence MGIRSRVSSLFRGPEEFDLTSGSIGKPLFFLSMPIVITNLFQTAYNLADTFWLGQYSTDALAAISFAFPMVFLLISLGMGISVAGSVLVAQFTGAGEEREAEYAASQTVTFAVIISFVLGIVGYFGVDTFLSLMGASEDVLPMATSYMEVISLGLLFMFGFFVFVALMRGYGDTITPMLVMFGSVVLNIIIDPFLIFGWTVVENAPLVGTISFPELGIEGAAIATVFCRALALVVGLAIMFRGNRGVQIHLRDMAPDLSYLRRLVRIGLPASIEGTGRALSMNLLLVIVAMFPDTVVAAYGIGTRVFSVVFLPAIAVARGVETMTGQNMGADKPDRAAKAAGLAARVLFGVLTLAGVLVWFTAAPIADLFTTDPEVVDITTQFLHYVALSFGFIGIMRAYTGSFRGAGKTLTAAAISVLMLGIIRFPIAWFATDPMGESGIWLSFAVSNVAGALIAYGWYRRGTWRNSNLTEAKVDIDEAGVEMSAEGD, from the coding sequence ATGGGGATTCGAAGTCGTGTTAGTTCTCTGTTCAGAGGCCCCGAGGAGTTCGACCTCACGTCAGGTAGCATCGGAAAACCGCTGTTTTTCCTCTCGATGCCGATTGTGATTACGAATCTCTTCCAGACCGCGTACAACCTCGCAGACACATTCTGGCTCGGCCAGTACAGCACAGACGCGCTGGCGGCGATTAGCTTCGCCTTCCCGATGGTGTTCCTCCTCATCTCGCTCGGGATGGGGATATCCGTCGCCGGTAGCGTGCTTGTCGCGCAGTTTACCGGCGCAGGCGAAGAGCGCGAGGCCGAGTACGCCGCCTCACAGACGGTCACGTTTGCCGTCATCATCTCGTTCGTTCTCGGTATTGTGGGCTATTTCGGCGTTGATACGTTTCTGAGTCTGATGGGGGCGTCCGAAGACGTTCTGCCCATGGCGACCAGTTACATGGAGGTCATCTCGCTCGGCCTGCTGTTCATGTTCGGGTTCTTTGTCTTTGTCGCGCTCATGCGGGGCTACGGCGACACGATAACGCCGATGCTCGTCATGTTCGGTTCGGTCGTGCTCAACATCATCATCGACCCGTTTCTGATATTCGGCTGGACGGTCGTCGAGAACGCGCCGCTCGTCGGGACGATCTCGTTCCCCGAACTGGGGATCGAAGGGGCCGCCATCGCGACCGTTTTTTGCCGGGCGCTGGCGTTGGTCGTCGGGCTGGCGATCATGTTCCGCGGGAACCGCGGCGTCCAGATTCACCTCCGCGATATGGCACCGGACCTCTCGTATCTCCGCCGTCTCGTTCGCATCGGCCTGCCCGCTTCCATCGAGGGGACGGGCCGGGCGCTATCGATGAACCTGCTGCTGGTCATCGTCGCGATGTTCCCGGACACGGTTGTCGCCGCCTACGGCATCGGAACGCGCGTGTTCTCGGTCGTTTTCCTGCCGGCTATCGCCGTCGCGCGCGGCGTCGAGACGATGACCGGGCAGAACATGGGGGCCGACAAACCGGACCGGGCAGCGAAAGCGGCCGGCCTCGCGGCGAGGGTGCTGTTCGGTGTACTCACCCTGGCTGGCGTTCTCGTCTGGTTCACCGCCGCACCGATAGCTGACCTGTTTACGACGGACCCCGAGGTTGTCGATATCACCACGCAGTTCCTCCACTACGTTGCGCTGTCTTTCGGGTTTATCGGGATTATGCGGGCCTACACCGGGAGCTTCCGCGGTGCCGGGAAAACGCTCACGGCCGCAGCCATCTCCGTATTGATGCTTGGGATCATTCGCTTCCCGATTGCGTGGTTCGCCACGGACCCGATGGGTGAATCCGGTATCTGGCTGTCGTTCGCTGTCTCGAACGTCGCAGGGGCGCTCATCGCCTACGGCTGGTATCGGCGCGGGACGTGGCGAAACAGCAACCTCACCGAAGCCAAGGTGGATATTGACGAGGCAGGCGTCGAGATGTCGGCAGAGGGCGACTGA
- a CDS encoding class I SAM-dependent methyltransferase: protein MPAEPNASQEPSSPLFAAIYDPATALVERTLLRPHREYLVANLDGTVLDLGAGTGAMFPYFDSVATESATFHAIEPDPHMRQQAREKADAQATPIRIESAPAEALPYEDDCFDVVIASMVFCTIPDIESAMSEIARVLRPSGELRFFEHVIDDGWRARVQSALAPLWKRLAGGCHLTRQTGSRLAAAKSFDVVEIERLNLGVTPIRPFVRGRLRKRSVSPAK, encoded by the coding sequence ATGCCCGCAGAACCGAACGCCAGTCAGGAGCCTTCGTCGCCGCTGTTTGCGGCTATCTACGATCCAGCAACGGCGCTCGTCGAGCGGACGCTCTTACGGCCACATCGTGAGTATCTGGTGGCGAATCTGGATGGAACGGTTCTGGACCTCGGCGCTGGAACCGGCGCGATGTTTCCGTATTTCGATAGCGTTGCCACCGAATCGGCGACATTTCACGCTATCGAACCGGACCCGCACATGCGACAACAGGCAAGAGAGAAGGCAGATGCTCAGGCCACGCCGATTCGTATCGAGTCGGCACCGGCGGAAGCCCTGCCGTACGAGGACGACTGCTTCGACGTCGTCATCGCGTCGATGGTGTTCTGTACGATACCGGATATCGAATCCGCGATGAGTGAAATCGCACGCGTACTCAGACCCAGCGGCGAACTGCGGTTTTTCGAGCACGTCATCGACGACGGCTGGCGCGCTCGCGTGCAGTCGGCCCTCGCACCGCTCTGGAAACGACTCGCTGGCGGTTGTCATCTCACTCGGCAGACAGGGTCGCGACTCGCCGCTGCCAAGTCGTTCGATGTCGTCGAAATCGAGCGACTCAATCTCGGCGTCACACCGATCCGCCCGTTTGTTCGGGGACGGCTCCGCAAGCGCTCGGTGTCTCCGGCGAAGTGA
- a CDS encoding AIM24 family protein, translated as MDLQEFVDSNAPADGGDGFQKENNRLLDIPLDGTVMVKAGSMVAYTGEVTFTGKSSAEGGITGFVKEAVSGEGTPVMEAEGSGHLYVAENGKKVQVLALDDGESISVNGTDVLAFESTVDYEINTVGSLSGMAAGGLTNVYLTGPGEIALTTHGDPLVMTPPVFTDPDATVAWSSNLSPSIEMNKTFEIGQTSGESIQMEFTGDDGFVVIQPNEEGSVTQSQS; from the coding sequence ATGGACTTACAGGAATTCGTCGACTCCAACGCCCCCGCAGATGGCGGCGATGGGTTCCAGAAAGAGAACAACAGGCTGCTCGATATCCCGCTTGACGGAACAGTGATGGTCAAAGCCGGCTCGATGGTCGCGTACACCGGTGAGGTCACGTTCACCGGCAAGTCCTCGGCGGAAGGCGGTATCACGGGCTTTGTCAAGGAGGCCGTGAGCGGCGAAGGGACGCCGGTCATGGAAGCCGAAGGAAGCGGGCACCTCTACGTGGCCGAGAACGGCAAGAAGGTACAGGTGCTGGCCCTCGACGACGGGGAGTCGATATCGGTCAACGGCACTGACGTGCTCGCGTTCGAATCAACTGTCGACTACGAAATCAACACTGTCGGCAGTCTCTCTGGCATGGCTGCCGGCGGCCTGACGAACGTCTACCTCACCGGCCCCGGCGAGATCGCGCTGACGACACACGGCGACCCGCTGGTGATGACACCGCCGGTGTTCACCGATCCCGACGCGACCGTTGCGTGGAGTTCGAACCTTTCGCCGTCTATCGAGATGAACAAGACGTTCGAAATCGGCCAGACCTCCGGGGAATCGATACAGATGGAGTTCACCGGCGACGACGGCTTCGTTGTCATCCAGCCAAACGAGGAAGGGTCTGTCACACAGAGCCAGAGTTAA
- a CDS encoding class I SAM-dependent methyltransferase, translating to MTTWDERYRTGTYPQRPDPHPVLERYLPAVPDGRALDVATGTGRNALPVAAAGHRVDAVDQSREGLRIARENAREAGVEGDIEWIQADLDSFAYPAATYDLVTISFYRPVDRLPDIVESLTDGGYLFVQHHLRTTDDVDGGPSGDRYRFASNELLRAGLGLTVLHYDERTTTTDGTTAATAQLVARKSHGSRQSYPDIGE from the coding sequence ATGACGACCTGGGACGAGCGATACCGAACGGGGACGTACCCACAGCGCCCGGACCCGCACCCGGTGTTGGAGCGGTACCTGCCGGCTGTCCCGGACGGCCGGGCGCTCGACGTGGCGACCGGGACCGGGCGGAACGCGCTCCCAGTCGCGGCGGCCGGCCACCGCGTCGACGCGGTGGACCAGTCACGGGAGGGGCTCCGCATCGCCCGCGAGAACGCACGGGAAGCGGGCGTCGAGGGCGACATCGAGTGGATACAGGCGGACCTCGACTCGTTTGCCTACCCGGCGGCGACGTACGACCTCGTCACGATTAGCTTCTATCGCCCCGTCGACCGCCTCCCCGACATCGTCGAGTCGCTGACCGACGGCGGCTACCTGTTCGTCCAGCACCACCTCCGGACGACGGACGACGTGGACGGCGGTCCTTCGGGGGACCGGTACCGGTTCGCCTCGAACGAACTGCTCAGGGCGGGCCTCGGCCTGACCGTGCTACACTACGACGAGCGAACGACGACGACGGACGGGACGACCGCTGCAACCGCGCAACTGGTCGCCAGAAAGTCCCACGGGAGCAGACAGTCCTACCCCGACATCGGGGAGTGA
- a CDS encoding cupin domain-containing protein — protein MTATDFDAAREYDDDRFSAVEVFHSDRMKVVCGYFEPGQFIPVHAPGSDVAIHVQSGTGVVRDRDTERTVEPGDVVVVEADTDRGVKAEDGRLEALLVTAPPPTDAEHGPVREGLKKGEFDP, from the coding sequence ATGACTGCGACCGACTTCGACGCCGCCCGTGAGTACGACGACGACCGGTTCTCGGCCGTCGAGGTGTTCCACAGCGACCGGATGAAGGTCGTCTGTGGCTACTTCGAACCCGGCCAGTTCATCCCGGTCCACGCGCCCGGGAGCGACGTGGCGATACACGTCCAGTCCGGGACCGGCGTCGTCCGCGACAGGGACACGGAGCGGACCGTCGAACCGGGCGACGTGGTAGTCGTCGAGGCCGATACCGACCGCGGCGTCAAAGCGGAGGACGGTCGGCTGGAGGCGTTGCTGGTGACCGCGCCGCCGCCGACCGACGCCGAACACGGACCCGTCCGAGAGGGGCTCAAAAAGGGCGAGTTCGACCCGTAA